In Halobaculum sp. XH14, a single genomic region encodes these proteins:
- a CDS encoding dipeptide epimerase, with the protein MLTTATERVSLPLEHAFTISRGTTTEAENVVVRITDDGDMTGVGAAAPSAHYGETADTVEAVLPDLFAVVESVGDPHALAEIEARMREAVEGNPAARCAVSIALHDLAAKRLGVPLYRLWGLNPGTAPDTSFTVGLDDLDTMREKTGEAVEAGYGTLKLKLGTDRDREVVEAVREEAPDATIRVDANEAWTPRETVEKSRWLAESGVEFIEQPVPASDPEGLKFAYERSELPVAADESCVTLADVPRIADRCDVANLKLMKCGGLLEARRMIHAARAHGLEVMLGCMVETNAAIAAGCHLAPSLDYADLDGSLLLADDPYEGVPMPDGEIDLAGVSRNGTGAVER; encoded by the coding sequence ATGCTCACGACCGCGACCGAACGGGTGTCGCTCCCGCTGGAGCACGCGTTCACCATCTCGCGTGGCACCACCACCGAGGCCGAGAACGTCGTCGTCCGGATCACCGACGACGGCGACATGACCGGCGTCGGCGCGGCGGCGCCCTCCGCCCACTACGGCGAGACGGCCGACACCGTCGAGGCCGTGCTGCCGGACCTGTTCGCGGTCGTCGAGTCGGTCGGCGACCCCCACGCGCTCGCCGAGATCGAGGCCCGGATGCGCGAGGCGGTCGAGGGGAACCCGGCCGCCCGCTGTGCGGTGAGCATCGCGCTCCACGACCTCGCGGCGAAACGCCTCGGCGTGCCGCTGTACCGACTCTGGGGGCTGAACCCCGGGACCGCGCCGGACACGTCGTTCACGGTCGGCCTGGACGACCTCGACACGATGCGGGAGAAGACCGGCGAGGCGGTCGAGGCTGGCTACGGCACGCTGAAGCTGAAACTCGGGACCGACCGGGACCGCGAGGTCGTCGAGGCGGTCCGCGAGGAGGCGCCCGACGCGACGATCCGCGTCGACGCCAACGAGGCGTGGACGCCCCGCGAGACGGTCGAGAAGAGCCGGTGGCTCGCGGAGTCGGGCGTGGAGTTCATCGAACAGCCGGTTCCGGCCTCGGACCCGGAGGGGCTGAAGTTCGCCTACGAGCGGTCCGAACTCCCCGTCGCGGCCGACGAGTCCTGCGTCACGCTCGCGGACGTTCCCCGGATCGCGGACCGCTGTGACGTGGCGAACCTGAAGCTCATGAAGTGTGGCGGGCTGCTGGAGGCGAGACGGATGATCCACGCGGCCCGCGCCCACGGGCTGGAGGTGATGCTCGGCTGCATGGTCGAGACGAACGCCGCCATCGCCGCCGGCTGTCACCTCGCGCCGTCGCTCGATTACGCCGACCTCGACGGAAGCCTGCTGCTCGCGGATGACCCCTACGAGGGCGTTCCGATGCCCGACGGGGAAATCGACCTCGCGGGCGTCTCCAGGAACGGGACGGGCGCGGTCGAGCGTTGA